The Phoenix dactylifera cultivar Barhee BC4 chromosome 17, palm_55x_up_171113_PBpolish2nd_filt_p, whole genome shotgun sequence genome contains a region encoding:
- the LOC103720870 gene encoding DExH-box ATP-dependent RNA helicase DExH9 translates to MASVKRKILEELAVDLVRPQKAAREEAEPAYIDESVSCLHDVSYPEGYVPDRPSASRPAGEKPKPAKEFPFELDPFQSEAIKCLDSGESVMVSAHTSAGKTVVALYAIAMSLRDQQRVVYTSPIKALSNQKYREFKEEFSDVGLMTGDVTIEPNASCLVMTTEIWRSMLYKGSEIMREVAWIIFDEVHYMRDRERGVVWEESIVMAPKNSHFVFLSATVPNAKEFADWVAKVHRQPCHIVYTDYRPTPLQHYIFPSGGDGLYLVVDEKGKFREDSFQKSLNALIPAREGEKKRENGKWQKGIVAGKPSEESDIFKMVKMIIQRQYDPVILFSFSKRECEFLAMQMAKMDLNEDDEKVNIETIFWSAMDLLSDDDKKLPQVTNMLPLLKRGIGVHHSGLLPILKEVIEILFQEGLIKCLFATETFSIGLNMPAKTVVFTNVRKFDGDKFRWISSGEYIQMSGRAGRRGIDQRGICILMVDEKMEPSTAKMMLKGSADCLNSAFHLSYNMLLNQMRCEDGDPEKLLRYSFYQFQADRALPDLEKQVKELEIERDSIIIEEEESLKEYYNLLQQYRSLKNDVRDIVFSPKYCLPFLQPGRLVRIQCTNDDENPSFSTDAFVAWGVIINFEKVKIPGEDKHPEDANYTVAVLTRCVVNKEVGSKKSMKIVPLNERGEPAVVSLPLSQFESLSSIRLFIPKDLLPLESRENTLKKVSEVLSRFAKDGIPLLDPEEDMKVQSNSYRKAVRRIEALESLFDRHEIRNSPLIQQKLKVLRAKQELTAKIKSIKKTMRLSTSLAFKDELKARKRVLRRLGYITSEDVVELKGKVSCEISSADELTLTELMFSGVLKDVNVEEMVALLSCFVWQEKLQEAQKPREELDLLFSQLQETARRVANVQLECKVQIDVENFVNSFHPDIMEAVYAWARGSKFYEIMEITQVFEGSLIRAIRRLEEVLQQLILASKSIGETQLESKFEEAVTKIKRDIVFAASLYL, encoded by the exons aTGGCGTCGGTGAAGAGAAAAATCCTAGAAGAGCTGGCCGTGGACCTCGTCCGGCCTCAGAAGGCGGCGAGGGAGGAGGCGGAACCGGCCTACATCGACGAGTCGGTGTCCTGCCTCCACGACGTCTCCTATCCCGAGGGCTATGTCCCGGATCGCCCGTCCGCCTCCCGCCCCGCCGGCGAGAAACCCAAGCCGGCCAAGGAGTTTCCCTTCGAGCTCGACCCCTTCCAGTCCGAAGCCATCAAGTGCCTCGATAGTGGCGAATCTGTCATG GTGTCAGCACATACGTCAGCAGGGAAGACAGTGGTTGCTTTGTATGCTATTGCCATGTCCTTGCGAGACCAGCAGCGGGTCGTCTATACCTCTCCGATCAAGGCTCTTAGCAACCAAAAGTATAGAGAATTTAAAGAGGAGTTCTCTGATGTTGGTCTCATGACAGGGGATGTGACAATTGAGCCTAATGCCTCATGCCTG GTCATGACCACCGAAATTTGGCGCAGTATGCTGTACAAAGGGTCAGAGATTATGCGGGAGGTGGCTTGGATCATTTTTGATGAAGTCCATTACATGCGTGACAGGGAGAGAGGAGTTGTTTGGGAAGAGAGTATTGTAATGGCTCCAAAGAACTCGCATTTTGTATTTCTCTCTGCAACAGTTCCTAATGCAAAGGAATTTGCTGACTGGGTTGCAAAG GTTCACCGGCAGCCTTGTCACATTGTCTATACTGATTATCGGCCTACACCTCTACAGCACTACATTTTTCCTTCTGGTGGTGATGGCTTATATTTGGTGGTGGATGAGAAGGGAAAATTTCGAGAAGACAGTTTTCAAAAATCTTTAAATGCACTTATTCCTGCGCGTGAAGGTGAGAAGAAAAGGGAGAATGGGAAGTGGCAGAAGGGAATAGTAGCAGGCAAACCTAGTGAGGAGAGTGACatatttaagatggtgaagatgaTAATTCAGCGCCAGTATGATCCTGTCATACTTTTCAGCTTTAGCAAACGGGAATGTGAATTTCTTGCAATGCAG ATGGCAAAGATGGACTTAAATGAAGATGATGAGAAAGTGAATATTGAAACCATTTTTTGGAGTGCAATGGATCTGCTTTCTGATGATGACAAGAAGCTTCCCCAG GTTACAAATATGCTACCACTCTTGAAACGTGGAATTGGTGTACATCATTCTGGTCTACTTCCAATTCTGAAGGAAGTGATTGAAATACTCTTTCAAGAAGGCCTCATCAAG TGTTTGTTTGCCACAGAAACCTTCAGTATAGGTCTGAACATGCCTGCCAAAACTGTAGTTTTTACAAATGTACGCAAATTTGATGGAGATAAATTCAGATGGATATCCAGCGGGGAGTATATCCAGATGAGTGGCCGTGCTGGCCGACGAGGTATTGATCAGCGTGGCATTTGCATTCTAATGGTGGACGAGAAAATGGAGCCATCTACAGCTAAAATGATGCTCAAAGGAAGTGCTGATTGTTTAAACAG TGCCTTCCACCTGAGCTACAACATGCTGTTAAACCAAATGCGTTGCGAAGATGGTGATCCAGAAAAACTTCTTCGATACTCGTTTTATCAGTTTCAAGCTGATCGGGCCCTTCCTGATCTCGAG AAACAAGTAAAGGAATTGGAAATAGAGAGAGACTCCATTATtattgaagaagaggagagcttGAAAGAATATTACAATCTCTTACAGCAGTACAGAAGTTTGAAGAATGATGTCCGTGATATTGTGTTTTCCCCAAAGTACTGTTTACCATTCCTGCAGCCTGGAAGGCTTGTGCGCATTCAATGCACTAATGATGACGAGAATCCATCTTTCTCAACAGATGCTTTCGTGGCATGGGGAGtgattattaattttgaaaaggtGAAAATCCCAGGTGAAG ATAAACATCCTGAGGATGCTAATTATACAGTTGCCGTCCTCACAAGGTGTGTTGTGAATAAGGAAGTGGGTTCAAAGAAATCCATGAAGATTGTTCCTTTAAATGAGCGTGGAGAACCTGCTGTGGTTTCATTGCCTCTTTCTCAG TTTGAAAGCTTAAGCAGCATCCGTCTATTCATACCTAAGGATCTCTTGCCACTAGAATCTCGGGAGAATACATTGAAAAAGGTTTCAGAAGTTCTTTCCAGGTTTGCCAAAGATGGGATACCTCTCTTAGATCCTGAAGAGGATATGAAA GTACAGTCTAATTCATACAGAAAAGCTGTTAGAAGGATAGAAGCTCTAGAGAGTCTATTTGACAGACATGAAATCCGGAATTCGCCACTTATCCAACAAAAGCTGAAAGTTTTGCGTGCGAAGCAAGAATTGACTGCTAAAATCAAGTCAATCAAGAAAACAATGCGTCTTTCCACATCACTAGCCTTCAAGGATGAACTGAAGGCACGAAAACGTGTTCTTCGTAGGCTGGG ATATATTACCAGTGAAGATGTTGTAGAGTTAAAGGGAAAGGTTTCTTGTGAGATCAGCTCTGCTGATGAATTAACACTAACAGAGCTTATGTTTAGTGGGGTACTGAAGGATGTGAATGTGGAGGAGATGGTTGCACTTCTCTCATGTTTTGTGTGGCAGGAGAAGCTCCAGGAAGCCCAGAAACCAAGGGAAGAGCTGGACCTGCTTTTTTCTCAGCTGCAAGAAACAGCAAGAAGGGTTGCCAATGTTCAGCTTGAGTGCAAG GTCCAAATTGATGTGGAGAATTTTGTGAATTCTTTTCACCCTGATATCATGGAAGCAGTGTATGCATGGGCAAGAGGATCCAAATTCTACGAAATCATGGAGATCACGCAAGTATTTGAAGGTAGCTTAATCAGGGCCATTAGAAGGCTGGAGGAAGTTCTGCAACAGCTAATTTTGGCATCAAAATCCATTGGAGAGACCCAATTGGAATCAAAATTTGAAGAGGCTGTTACTAAGATCAAGCGTGATATAGTATTTGCAGCATCTCTGTATTTGTAG
- the LOC103720875 gene encoding uncharacterized protein LOC103720875 encodes MATNWLKSLSCNSNAVADGVTNPKPVSKKAKNPHPFAACRRSDSVRDVLSPFPKYTSSPLPKIPSLKEPKPKSKSRPCPPVAAAASAVREVAPPANSFPALSELPEGHSSRRVVEIIFRSSWGRPPFAGEIEMLFRVQHPPKAAARFEEYRSAVRSRPAASGAARCAADGNEMMRFHCAPSSASAGGGEVYDAAALGKAGEGIRTFDGSGGAHASGGGGAGRGAMLLCRVIAGRVRTGSEQGSETPTGFDSLLVGKGELLVFDPRAVLPCFLIIYKI; translated from the coding sequence ATGGCGACGAATTGGCTCAAATCCCTCAGCTGCAATTCTAACGCCGTCGCCGACGGCGTCACAAACCCCAAACCCGTCTCCAAGAAGGCCAAGAATCCACACCCCTTCGCCGCCTGCCGCCGCTCCGACTCCGTCAGAGACGTGCTCTCTCCCTTCCCAAAATATACCTCCTCACCTCTTCCCAAAATACCCTCCCTAAAGGAACCCAAACCCAAATCTAAATCTAGACCTTGTCcgccggtggcggcggcggcgtccgCGGTGAGGGAGGTGGCGCCGCCGGCCAATTCGTTCCCGGCGTTGTCGGAGCTGCCGGAGGGCCACTCCTCTCGGCGGGTGGTGGAGATCATCTTCCGGTCGAGCTGGGGGAGGCCGCCGTTCGCCGGCGAGATCGAGATGCTCTTCCGGGTCCAGCACCCGCCAAAGGCCGCCGCGCGCTTCGAGGAGTACCGCTCCGCCGTCCGCTCCCGCCCCGCCGCCTCCGGCGCAGCCCGCTGCGCCGCCGACGGCAACGAGATGATGCGCTTCCACTGCGCCCCCTCCTCCGCTTccgccggcggcggcgaggTCTACGACGCGGCGGCCTTGGGGAAGGCGGGGGAGGGGATCCGGACCTTCGACGGGAGCGGCGGGGCCCACGCGAGCGGGGGCGGTGGGGCCGGTCGTGGGGCGATGCTTCTCTGCCGGGTCATCGCGGGCCGGGTGCGGACCGGGTCCGAACAGGGGTCGGAGACCCCGACCGGGTTCGACTCGCTACTGGTCGGGAAGGGAGAGCTACTGGTGTTCGACCCCCGGGCGGTGCTCCCTTGCTTCTTAATCATCTACAAAATATAA